One window of the Tetragenococcus koreensis genome contains the following:
- a CDS encoding ArsR/SmtB family transcription factor, producing the protein MDYLRLSKIMKAIADPNRLQILDMISTGEKCACDILDDFEFTQPTLSHHMKVLIEAGIVTARKEGKWHYYSLVIENVDQFQKVINQIFKTNLKEGAM; encoded by the coding sequence GTGGACTATTTAAGATTATCAAAAATTATGAAAGCTATTGCTGACCCAAACCGACTTCAGATCTTAGATATGATTTCAACTGGCGAAAAATGCGCTTGTGATATTTTAGATGACTTTGAATTTACTCAACCAACGTTGTCACATCATATGAAAGTATTGATCGAAGCAGGGATTGTGACAGCTCGTAAAGAAGGGAAATGGCATTACTATTCTCTAGTTATAGAAAATGTTGACCAATTCCAAAAAGTTATAAATCAAATTTTTAAAACGAATTTAAAAGAAGGAGCTATGTAA
- a CDS encoding transposase: MNPTDIYQVKRDFFQFSQKLAQGLAKPDQKFIFDMIFGMVKSQSPLLSDIARALEEDTRLLYTVKRLSRRGADFDDFHPLHQNYLQTVQPHLQEDMLVIVDNSDITKPYGEQFEALARVHDGSRGGTEKGYMSANISIASPKTKHPIPICSHLFSVAEEYFDSTNVETYKGLNLVKRLFQEKTYTLVMDRGYDSNDMFTFMHKQDDSFIVRLQDKRYLKYQNKRIKVPELALRRKGKITFSSTIKGKKYALKVSHIPVELPCLSKVPLNMVVVYGYGQKPMKLLTNKPIKNKEDVLAIVKAYITRWRIEENFRVQKQEYHLEKVRTLHLNSLRLIHCLVSYLIGHHSLLLEKETYYVKQVLHRAKATFSDQKIRLKLYRFIRGLAEILRFDSTGIQAYKRVKKRPRAHQLALAV; encoded by the coding sequence ATGAATCCGACCGATATTTATCAAGTAAAACGAGATTTTTTTCAATTTTCCCAGAAACTCGCGCAAGGATTGGCCAAACCGGATCAAAAATTTATATTCGATATGATTTTTGGCATGGTCAAAAGCCAGTCCCCGCTCCTATCTGATATCGCACGCGCTTTAGAAGAGGATACGCGTCTTCTTTATACCGTGAAACGTTTGTCCCGTCGTGGGGCGGATTTTGACGATTTTCATCCCTTGCACCAAAATTATTTACAAACGGTTCAACCTCATTTGCAGGAAGATATGCTGGTCATCGTCGATAACTCCGATATCACGAAGCCTTACGGCGAACAATTTGAAGCGCTCGCTCGTGTTCATGATGGGTCTCGTGGTGGCACAGAAAAAGGCTATATGTCGGCTAACATCTCAATTGCTTCTCCCAAGACGAAACATCCGATCCCGATTTGTTCCCACTTGTTTTCGGTTGCGGAAGAATATTTTGACAGTACCAATGTGGAAACCTATAAAGGATTAAACCTGGTGAAGCGTTTATTTCAAGAAAAAACCTATACGCTCGTTATGGATCGTGGTTACGACAGTAATGATATGTTTACATTTATGCATAAGCAAGACGATTCCTTTATCGTTCGGCTCCAAGATAAGCGCTACCTAAAGTATCAGAATAAACGGATCAAGGTGCCCGAATTAGCGTTAAGAAGAAAAGGGAAGATCACTTTTTCTTCGACCATTAAAGGCAAGAAATATGCATTGAAAGTCTCTCATATTCCCGTAGAACTTCCGTGTCTCTCTAAGGTCCCGCTGAATATGGTGGTCGTCTATGGCTACGGCCAAAAGCCCATGAAATTATTAACGAATAAACCCATTAAGAACAAAGAAGACGTCTTAGCGATCGTCAAAGCTTATATTACGCGTTGGCGGATTGAAGAGAATTTTCGTGTCCAAAAACAAGAATATCACTTAGAGAAAGTACGTACGCTCCACCTCAATAGCTTACGCTTGATCCATTGCTTAGTGAGTTATTTGATCGGGCATCATAGCTTATTATTAGAAAAAGAAACGTACTATGTCAAACAAGTGCTTCATCGCGCCAAAGCCACATTTTCGGACCAAAAGATCCGCTTGAAGCTGTACCGCTTCATTCGAGGGCTGGCCGAGATTCTCCGATTTGATTCGACGGGCATTCAAGCCTATAAAAGGGTGAAAAAACGACCCAGGGCTCATCAACTTGCGCTCGCTGTGTGA
- the arsA gene encoding arsenical pump-driving ATPase gives MQRYQPDKLNLTKYLFFTGKGGVGKTTTACGTATYLADRGNNVMLVSTDPASNLQDVFQTELTNKGKEIPSVPGLTVANFDPVTAAEDYKESVVGPFRGKLPDSAVANMEEQLSGSCTVEIAAFNEFSGFLTDPEAEKKYDYIIFDTAPTGHTLRMLQLPSAWNNFMDENTKGASCLGQLSGLGDKKETYEHAVKTLADETKITLMLVTRPQKSSLLEANRAAKELQEVGIKNQTLLVNGVLEKATDKVSQFIYDKQLEALSQKPEELKKLLDYSIPLRSYNVTGIENLRHLLEPDQDDFKAEIITPREFPKLKDIITELDQSDKKVIFTMGKGGVGKTTIAAAIATGLADKGKKVHLATTDPAAHLQFVISDSDQIKVSHIDEDKELAAYKEEVLSKARETMSHEDIAYVQEDLRSPCTQEIAVFRAFAEIVDDADCDVVVIDTAPTGHTLLLLDSTQSYHKEVERTSGEVPESVKRLLPRLQNSQETEVVMVTLPETTPVYESVRLQKDLDRAGIAHTWWVTNNSMLTSGTTNPMLMARAQSENTWIDKVADLSDDHYAVVEWHPEEISGAALHNILN, from the coding sequence ATGCAACGTTATCAGCCAGATAAATTAAATTTAACCAAATATCTTTTTTTTACAGGTAAAGGAGGAGTTGGTAAAACAACGACTGCTTGCGGTACGGCTACTTATTTAGCAGATAGAGGGAATAATGTAATGCTTGTAAGCACTGATCCTGCTAGTAATTTACAAGATGTTTTTCAGACAGAATTAACAAATAAAGGAAAAGAAATCCCGTCAGTTCCTGGTTTAACAGTGGCAAACTTTGACCCAGTGACTGCAGCTGAGGATTATAAAGAAAGCGTAGTTGGTCCGTTTAGAGGTAAACTACCTGATTCAGCTGTAGCAAATATGGAGGAACAATTATCTGGTTCTTGCACGGTTGAAATTGCTGCATTTAATGAATTTTCTGGCTTTTTAACCGACCCTGAAGCTGAAAAAAAGTATGATTATATTATTTTTGATACAGCGCCAACGGGCCATACATTAAGAATGTTACAACTACCTTCTGCTTGGAATAATTTTATGGATGAAAATACTAAAGGTGCCTCTTGTTTAGGGCAATTGTCTGGGCTAGGAGATAAAAAAGAAACTTATGAACATGCAGTAAAAACCTTAGCTGATGAAACGAAAATAACCTTGATGTTGGTAACAAGACCGCAAAAATCTTCGCTTTTAGAAGCCAATCGTGCTGCAAAAGAATTGCAAGAAGTTGGTATTAAAAATCAAACATTGCTCGTTAATGGTGTATTGGAAAAAGCAACAGATAAAGTGTCACAGTTCATTTATGATAAACAACTAGAGGCATTATCGCAAAAACCCGAGGAATTAAAAAAATTACTTGATTACAGTATTCCTTTACGTTCTTACAATGTGACCGGAATTGAGAATTTACGTCATTTATTGGAACCTGATCAAGACGATTTTAAAGCAGAAATTATTACACCTAGAGAGTTTCCAAAACTAAAAGATATTATAACGGAATTGGATCAATCCGATAAGAAAGTAATTTTCACGATGGGAAAAGGCGGAGTTGGTAAAACGACGATCGCTGCCGCTATTGCAACAGGTTTAGCGGATAAAGGCAAGAAAGTTCATTTAGCTACAACGGATCCAGCTGCACATTTACAATTTGTTATTTCAGATTCTGATCAAATCAAAGTAAGTCACATCGATGAAGATAAAGAACTAGCAGCTTATAAAGAAGAAGTGTTGAGCAAAGCACGTGAAACCATGTCACACGAGGACATCGCTTATGTACAAGAAGACCTGCGTTCTCCTTGTACACAAGAAATAGCTGTTTTTAGAGCTTTTGCAGAAATTGTCGATGATGCTGATTGTGATGTAGTAGTGATTGATACAGCACCAACGGGTCATACGCTACTTTTGCTTGATTCCACGCAAAGTTATCATAAAGAAGTAGAAAGAACCTCTGGCGAAGTACCAGAGTCAGTAAAACGGCTTTTACCTCGTTTGCAAAATAGCCAAGAAACTGAAGTAGTGATGGTGACTTTGCCAGAAACAACGCCTGTTTATGAATCCGTGAGATTACAAAAAGATTTAGATAGAGCAGGAATTGCACACACTTGGTGGGTCACAAACAACAGTATGTTAACAAGTG
- a CDS encoding ArsR/SmtB family transcription factor, which produces MDYRLTAKVFKALGDQKRVQIVDMLSCGEMCACDLLERFNFTQPTLSHHMKVLINAGIVQTRKTGTWHNYSLNEENMKFLSGIIQNLIQNTEDCSCHTMEKSDCSFSAESQEKTIEQTTTI; this is translated from the coding sequence TTGGATTACAGATTAACTGCAAAGGTTTTTAAGGCTTTAGGGGATCAAAAAAGGGTTCAAATTGTGGATATGCTATCTTGTGGGGAAATGTGTGCGTGCGATTTATTAGAACGTTTTAACTTTACTCAGCCTACTTTATCACATCATATGAAGGTATTGATCAATGCAGGCATTGTCCAAACGAGAAAAACAGGAACATGGCATAATTACTCATTAAATGAAGAGAATATGAAGTTTCTTTCTGGCATTATTCAAAACTTGATCCAAAATACTGAAGATTGTAGCTGTCATACAATGGAAAAAAGTGACTGTTCCTTTAGCGCTGAAAGTCAAGAGAAAACGATAGAACAAACGACAACTATTTAA